CGCGGTAAGACGCGAGCTCTCCCGGGGTTCCGAAGCAGTAGAAAGTGCCCTGAGCGAGCCTGACCGTCGATCCGTGGGACAGCATGCGGTTGTACACGAGCGACAGGTAGGACTCGGCGACCTCACCAGCTCGGGCCGCCTGGACGACCTCGTGGGCGCACTCCTGGAACTCCCCGGCACGGCGAAAGAAGTAGACGCCCATGAGGGCGTTGCGGGAGATCGCGACCTTCTCCGCCGTGCGCACGACACGGCCGTCGTCTGTCTCGGCGAAGCTGTAGCGCGGGTCCGAGGAGGGGAAGGACAGCAGCACTCCGTCGGCATCGCCCGCCGTCGCGCGTGCGAGCTCGGAGGCATAGCCGGGGCTCTCGAAAGCGATGTCGCAGTCCATGACGAGCAGCGGCCGCTCGGGGTCCAGCGGCGCGGCGAGCACCGTCTCGGCGGCTCCGCCCGTCGGTGCGGCGAGTTCGATGACGCGCAGACCCGGGGAGGCCGCCCTCAAGGCGGCGCCCAGACCGTGGTCCCGCTGGAGTTCGGCACGGATGATCGCCGTCACCTCGCCACGGATGCCCGCGGCCGTGAGCGAGTCGAGCGCTTTGCGGAACATCGGCCCGCCGTCCACCTCGATGAGAGGTTTCGGCCGTGTCTCGCCCGTCGCGCGGAACCGCTGGCCGAGCCCGGCCATCGGGAGGACGATCTGAAGCGGCTCGGTCATGCCAGTCGATCCCATTCGTAGTCGGAGGCGGGAGCAGCCGGCCCCCACGGGTCGCGCCGGAAACGCCAGCGGGCCAGAATCCCCAGCCCCTCGCTGAACACCCGCACATTGCGGCATTGGAGACTTGGTCTTCTTCGCGCCAGGTGATCGGTACGTAGCGGAAGCCGACGCGCCGGCGGATCAGGTCGAGGATGAGTTCGTAGTTGAAGCTGAGCCGGTCGCCGAAGCGGAGGTAGCTGCGCGGGTCGAGGTCGGCGAGCGCGAAGAGGTTGAGCCCCGAGCCGAGATCGATCAGCGCCCGGAAGGTTCCCACCGAGTAGATCGCGTTGAGGACGCGATTGCCGACGATGCGTTTGAGGTCGTACCGCCTGAAGGCGGGAGCCGCGGCCGAAGCGGGAGCCGAGCACGGTCTGCGGCCCCCCGGCGGCGGCGTGCGCGATGAGGTCGTACGCCTCTTCCGCCCGCGCCTGGTCGTCGCCGTGCAGGATGACGACATGCGTGGCCCCGGCCTCCCGCGCTTTGAGGAAGACGGTCTTGTGCGTGCCGCCGAGGTTCACATTGCGGCGATTGCGGAAAATCCGCAGATTGCTCCAGTTCGCGGCGTGCTCGACAGCGACCTCCGCCGTTCCGTCGGCGCTGCCGTTGTCGACGACCCAGACCTCCTGCACGCTGGCCGCGCGGCCGGCGTCGAGGGCAGCGAGGACGCGCGGCAGCTGAGGGGCGCAGTTGTAGGCGGGTATCGCGATGATGGTCTTCACGGACGTCCTGAGGTCAGCGGGCGGGGAGCGTACTGCGCGAGGAATCGGTCGAGGAACTGCACCGAGCGGGCGTAGTACACCAGCACGGTGGCCGGGTCGATGACGACGCGGTGGCTGAGCATCCGGCCATACAACAGGCCGACGTGGAAGGGCAGGCTCCGACGCTCGGTGGGGGTGAGGCGTTCCGCGGCGAGCGCCTCTGTCCACTCCGCGAGCTCCTGGTAGCGGGCGGATCGGTATGACTCGAATCCGATCTCGGCGCGGCCTTCGGCCGGGTCGATCCGCACCCGGGGGCTCCGATCGCTCTCGTTCAGGAACTCATAGCCTCCCCAGAGCGACTGGAAATGCCGCGCGAAGTCGAGCACCGGCCCGCGGACCTGGTTGTCGTCCGAGGGGTCGATGATGAGGATGTCCCCGCTGTCCGGGTCGATGAGCAGATTGTCGATGGTGAGGTCGCAGTGGATGGCCGCGGACTCGCGATACGTGATGAGGTCTTCCCACGCCCGCTCGTCGGCCACGATCGCGCTCAAGAGCTGGCGGAGCCCCGGGTGCTCCTGCCCGCCGATGACGACCGTCTCGCAGGCGAGCACAGCGCCGAGCTCGGGATGGAGCGCCGCGGCCTGATCCAGCCGGTCGGCCAGTCGCTCTTGCAGATACTTCGCCACGATCCCGGGATGCCGCGCCTCCGCCCGGAGGTCGTAGACGTGATCGAACATCGTGTCCCAGACGCGGCGAAGGGCGCGCTGACCGTCTTCGGGCGAGGCCGAGTGGAGGTAGCCGAACATGGTCGTGGTGGCCGGATCGAACTCGATGTCGAACGAGTAGTAACCCGGTCCGTCCGATTCGCCGAGAGCGCGCACCATGTTCGGTGTTCCGGAGTGACGCCGGAGCCATCGGTACTGCTGCGCGAGCTTCTCGCGGTGCCGTTCCGGAACCACCTTGCGCACCCGGGCGACTCCGTCCTCCCGAACGAGCGCGGTGATGGCGTCGGAGCCGCCTTTGAAGAAGCGGACGACTTCCAGGTCGCCGCGCACTTCGAGCCGGTGCAGGGCGAGCGCGAGATCGTCCCGGCGCAGGAAAGAGTCCACGAAGGTCGCGAGTTCGGCATCGCGGCTCTGCGTGCGATCGAGTCCGCCGATGTCGCCGCCGGTCGCGCCCGCTTCCACGCGCGCGAAGAAGGACGGGAGGCACAGCCGGACCGCACCGTAGAGGGCGGTCGGGAGGGTGAGGACGATCCAGATGAGGAAGCCAGCCGCAAGGGTCCAGCCGATGCCCTCGACCGCCCCCGACGAGCTCAGGAACCCGCTGATCGAGCGCGAGTAGTCCGTGATCGAGGGGAGGCCCAGCAGCGTCTCGGGGAAGACGAACGGCGCGAGCACACCGGCGGCGGGGGTTCCGATGGCGGAGTCCGGCAGCGCGCCGGCGAGGACGACATAGACCGCCGTCAGGTATCCGAGCCAGGAGAGGCAGAACGCGACCGCGTACGCCCCGAGCTTGCGCGGCGAGCGGAGGAAGCTCTGATAGCCATGCACCATCGACCACACGGACATCCGCACGCGGGCGCGCGGCCGGTCGGCGAGCACCGATGTCACAGCCACGACCATCCGCATCAGCAGCCGGTTTTCGCGCACGAGCAGGACGAAGAGGAGCAGGACCGACCCGGTGACCGCGAGGATGAGGATGGCCGGTCCGACGACGGCGACGGGCAGCCCGACGACGCTCCCGAAGACAAGGAGGGCTCCCGCGACGACGATCACATCGAGCAGGCGTTCGAGGGCGATCGCGGTGCCGGTGTAGAGAAGGCTGATCCGCAAGCGCCGGCTGAGCACGAGAGTGCGCACGATTTCGCCAGCGCGGAGCGGGAGGAGGAGCGTGAACAGCACGCCGACGGAAAGCGCGTCGACGTGCTGGACCAGGCCGCCGGGCCGGGCCTGGTCGAGCACCGTCTGAGTCCGCAGCGCTCGGGCGAGGTTGCCCATCATGACGAGAACGGCGGCGATCAGGAGCGAGAGGAGGTCGACCGGTCCGGGCCAGTGCTCGAGGAACGCTGCGATGGTCGGGATGTTGGTGACGGCGAACAGACAGGCTCCCACCAGCGCAGCGAGGAGGAGGACGGAGCGAAGGCGGGGGCGTCTAAGCGGCATCGGCGCTCCACTCGATGCGCACGACATCGACACCGGCGCCTTCGGCGGACCGGACGCCGGATTCCGAGTCCTCGAACATGATGCAGTCCTCGGGGCGGAGCCCGGCCGTCGCGAGGGCGAGGAGGTAGGGATCGGGCGCGGGCTTCGACCGTTCGGTGTCGTCGCCTGTCACGACGAAGGAGAACAGGTGGGTCAGATCGTGATGCGCGAGGACGGCGGCCACAGCGCCCGCCTTCGCGGTTGTGACCAGCGCGACTCGTGCCGTGTCCGACCAGGTCCGGAGTGTCCGCGCCAGCGGGCGATTGAGTTCGGTCTCACCGAGGAAAGCGGGAAGTGCCTGGCCTTGGCGGCGCGGACGCCCGCGACCTCGCCGGCGGAGAGTTCGGGAGCGATCCGCGGCAGGAAATCGCGGGAGTCCTCACCCCAGGTGGTCACGAAGACCGGCCAGGTGAACTCGACGCCGAACTCCCCCAAGGCGGCTCGGTAGGCGGCGAAGTTGGCTTTCTCTGTGGCGACGAGTGTCCCGTCGAGGTCGCAGAAGACCCCTCGCACGCTCGCCATCATGCGATCAACACTAAGCGACAGAAATACTGCATGAGCCCGTTTCGGCGTGGCTTAGGGGCGAACGGCCGCTGATTTCAGGGTATTGTTGGTTGTTTGCGCGTCGCCATGCGATCCACAACGGCGAAAACGGCCCGAACCGCGAGGAAGTTGACCGCGAAGGAGAACGGGAGCGAGATCAGCTTGGCGGCCAGCGGCGCGAGCGCGAAGGCGTCGACACCCCCTGGATGAGGAACGAGAACAGGGCGATCGAGACGGCGTACAGCCGAAGAAAGCGGCGAGGCCCGCGACGGTGTGCCGGCCGGGGAACACCATCCCGCGGCTCAGCAGGTAGACGACGGAGACCGAGAGGCCAGCGCTCACGAGATTGGCGGGTCCGGCTGCGACACCGGTGGCGGTCAAGGCGGCATAGCCTCCGAGATCGACAGCGACTCCAGCCACGGTGGTGGAGAGAAAACGCACCAGTTGGCGGAGCAGGCGCCGAACCGTCGTCGGAGATGAATGTGACATTGTTTATTTAGAAAACATGCAATTGGCTCGTCCGTCGAGACCGCACACTTGCGCCATCAGAGCCACGACTGCACAGAACGGCCGAGACGACCGACACCCCGCCTGAGAAACCGGCACCCGCGTGCTATCAAGCGAACTCGCAGAAGAACAGCGACTTGATACTGGTCGCCGTTACCTTTTCGTTATATAGTTCGAGGGCAATGGTTGTTTGCTGTAGCAGCCATCGTGGAAATGTGATTGCAGGACACTCTTGGTGCAAGGGAGGGGGTCGGCCGCGAGCCTCTGCGACCGGCCTCCTCTCCGTCCTCCCGCCCGGTGCCGCGCCCTCTCCCCGTCCCCGTCCCGCTCGGGCGGTACTAGGCGAGGTCAGCGGATGGTGAGAGGATGCGAATGCACCGACCAGCCCGCAAACCCGATCGGGCACGATGGTGCGGACGAGGGGAGTCGTCATGAGCAGCAGCGCGCCCGCGGTGGGCACGGCCAAACAAGCCAGGGCGGCTGCGGTCGCCGCCTGGGAGTCGCTGTTCCGTGCGCAAGTGGCTGTGATGCGGACACTCAGCGCCGAATTCCCGACCCGCGCCATCTCGCTCAACGAATACGACGTGCTCTTCACCCTCTCGCGGCAGCCGAACCGCGAACTGCGCCTGCGGGACCTCAACAAAAACGTGCTGCTCACGCAGCCGAGCGTCAGCCGGCTCGTCGACCGGCTCGTCGCCCGCAGACTGGTCGCGAAAGGTCCCGAGCCCACCGACGCCCGCGGAACGGTCATCCGGCTGACCGACACCGGGTTCGAGTTGTTCCGGCGCGTGGCCGTGGAGCATATGAAGACGATCACCGAACGGGTCGGCGGACGCCTCGATACGCAGGAGTTGGAGACGCTCGCCGCGCTGTGCGACAAACTGCGCGGGGCTTCCTGAACGAGTTCTCCACATCCGGAGGCCAGATGTGGGCTGCGGCGATCCGGCGCGCGTATCATGACGCGCATGACGGACGGACGCAGGAGATGGAAGTGGGCGCCCGCGCTCGTCGGGTTCGTGGCGCTCAGCGGCTTCGCCGGCGTGCTGGCGGCGGCGGCGGTCACCCCGGCAGTGGCCCTGACCGGCTCCGCAGCGAACTCGACGATCAGCGTCTTCGACGGATTGCCCGAGTACATCAAAGTGGAACCGCTGGCCCAAGCCTCCACGATGTACGCGACCTCCAACGGCCAATCCGTCCCGATTGCGACGTTCTACTCGCAGAACCGCGTGGAGGTGGGCTGGGACGCGATCTCGCAGAACCTCAAAGACGCAGCCATCGCGACCGAGGACCCGCGCTTCTATGAGCACGGGGGCGTGGACGTCACCGGAACCATCCGCGGCGCCCTGCTGACCGCACTCCACAAGTCGGTGCAGGGCGGGTCGTCCATCACCCAGCAGTACGTCAAGAACATCCTCGTGCAGCGCTGCGAGAACAAGCAGCCAGACCCGACGGCGACGGCAGCCGTGCAGAAGAAGCAGCTCACGGCGTACGAGAGCTGCTACGACGACGCGACCGAAGTGGACCCGGTGCGCAAGCTCAAGGAGATGCGCTATGCGATCGGGCTGGAGAAGCAGTACTCCAAAGACGACATCCTCCAGAGTTACCTGAACATCGCGCTCTTCGGCGGCCGGGTCTACGGCGTGCAGTCGGCCGCGGCGTACTACTTCGGGGTGTCGGCCAAAGACGTCAACCTTCAGCAGGCGGCGACGCTGATCGCCATCCTGAACAATCCCGACAACCTGCGCATCGACCGGCCGGGCAGCGAGGAGAACGGCGCGGCGAACGGGTACAAGGAAACGCTGAACCGGCGCGACTACGTGCTCAACCGCATGCTGGCCAACGGCAGGATCACCCAGGAGGAGCACGACGCGGCCATCAAGTCTCCCGTCGAGCCCAAGATCACGCCGGTGCAGAACGGATGCATGACCGCCCAGCAGCACAACGCGGCGTTCTTCTGCGACTACGTCGAACGGATCATCGAGCGGGACCCGATCTTTGGCAAGACAGACGACGAACGGTTGAGCTACCTCACCCGCGGCGGCCTCAAGATCTACACGACGCTGAACCTCGATCTGCAGAGCGCGGCGCAATCGGCCGTCTCCTCCTCCATCCCGCCGACCAGCCCGCGCCTCGACCTCGGATCATCGCAGGTCTCGGTGGAGGTCGGAACCGGGCGCGTGGTCACGATGGCGCAGAACAGGCCGTACGACAACACCTCTTCACCGGCGGCGGGCACGACAGCGGTCAACTACAACGCCGACTACGACTACGGAGGATCGGAGGGCTTCCAGACGGGCTCGTCCTACAAGGCGTTCGACCTCCTCGAGTGGCTGCAGGAAGGCCATTCCCTGTATCAGACCGTCAGCGGGACACAGCACAGCTTCTCCCAGAGTTCCTTCCACTCCAGCAACCCCTGCAACGACATCGGCGGGGCGCCCTGGACTGTCTCGAACGACGAGGGCGAGACGGTGGGATCGACCACCGTGATGAACGCGACCGCGGCCTCCATCAACACGATCTTCGCCAAGATGGCGACCCAGTTGGACCTTTGCGGGATCAAGCAGCGGGCGAAGGATCTTCTGGTGCATGGCGCGGACGAGCAG
This genomic window from Leifsonia xyli subsp. cynodontis DSM 46306 contains:
- a CDS encoding glycosyltransferase family 2 protein, whose protein sequence is MTEPLQIVLPMAGLGQRFRATGETRPKPLIEVDGGPMFRKALDSLTAAGIRGEVTAIIRAELQRDHGLGAALRAASPGLRVIELAAPTGGAAETVLAAPLDPERPLLVMDCDIAFESPGYASELARATAGDADGVLLSFPSSDPRYSFAETDDGRVVRTAEKVAISRNALMGVYFFRRAGEFQECAHEVVQAARAGEVAESYLSLVYNRMLSHGSTVRLAQGTFYCFGTPGELASYRETGLPVGVLPRDGGQFC
- a CDS encoding glycosyltransferase family 2 protein, whose protein sequence is MKTIIAIPAYNCAPQLPRVLAALDAGRAASVQEVWVVDNGSADGTAEVAVEHAANWSNLRIFRNRRNVNLGGTHKTVFLKAREAGATHVVILHGDDQARAEEAYDLIAHAAAGGPQTVLGSRFGRGSRLQAVRPQTHRRQSRPQRDLLGGNLPGADRSRLGAQPLRARRPRPAQLPPLRRPAQLQLRTHPRPDPPARRLPLRTDHLARRRPSLQCRNVRVFSEGLGILARWRFRRDPWGPAAPASDYEWDRLA
- a CDS encoding lysylphosphatidylglycerol synthase transmembrane domain-containing protein, with the protein product MPLRRPRLRSVLLLAALVGACLFAVTNIPTIAAFLEHWPGPVDLLSLLIAAVLVMMGNLARALRTQTVLDQARPGGLVQHVDALSVGVLFTLLLPLRAGEIVRTLVLSRRLRISLLYTGTAIALERLLDVIVVAGALLVFGSVVGLPVAVVGPAILILAVTGSVLLLFVLLVRENRLLMRMVVAVTSVLADRPRARVRMSVWSMVHGYQSFLRSPRKLGAYAVAFCLSWLGYLTAVYVVLAGALPDSAIGTPAAGVLAPFVFPETLLGLPSITDYSRSISGFLSSSGAVEGIGWTLAAGFLIWIVLTLPTALYGAVRLCLPSFFARVEAGATGGDIGGLDRTQSRDAELATFVDSFLRRDDLALALHRLEVRGDLEVVRFFKGGSDAITALVREDGVARVRKVVPERHREKLAQQYRWLRRHSGTPNMVRALGESDGPGYYSFDIEFDPATTTMFGYLHSASPEDGQRALRRVWDTMFDHVYDLRAEARHPGIVAKYLQERLADRLDQAAALHPELGAVLACETVVIGGQEHPGLRQLLSAIVADERAWEDLITYRESAAIHCDLTIDNLLIDPDSGDILIIDPSDDNQVRGPVLDFARHFQSLWGGYEFLNESDRSPRVRIDPAEGRAEIGFESYRSARYQELAEWTEALAAERLTPTERRSLPFHVGLLYGRMLSHRVVIDPATVLVYYARSVQFLDRFLAQYAPRPLTSGRP
- a CDS encoding HAD family hydrolase produces the protein MARTLRTWSDTARVALVTTAKAGAVAAVLAHHDLTHLFSFVVTGDDTERSKPAPDPYLLALATAGLRPEDCIMFEDSESGVRSAEGAGVDVVRIEWSADAA
- a CDS encoding HAD family hydrolase, which codes for MMASVRGVFCDLDGTLVATEKANFAAYRAALGEFGVEFTWPVFVTTWGEDSRDFLPRIAPELSAGEVAGVRAAKARHFPLSSVRPNSIARWRGHSGPGRTRHESRWSQPRRRALWPPSSRITI
- a CDS encoding MarR family winged helix-turn-helix transcriptional regulator, whose protein sequence is MSSSAPAVGTAKQARAAAVAAWESLFRAQVAVMRTLSAEFPTRAISLNEYDVLFTLSRQPNRELRLRDLNKNVLLTQPSVSRLVDRLVARRLVAKGPEPTDARGTVIRLTDTGFELFRRVAVEHMKTITERVGGRLDTQELETLAALCDKLRGAS
- a CDS encoding transglycosylase domain-containing protein codes for the protein MTDGRRRWKWAPALVGFVALSGFAGVLAAAAVTPAVALTGSAANSTISVFDGLPEYIKVEPLAQASTMYATSNGQSVPIATFYSQNRVEVGWDAISQNLKDAAIATEDPRFYEHGGVDVTGTIRGALLTALHKSVQGGSSITQQYVKNILVQRCENKQPDPTATAAVQKKQLTAYESCYDDATEVDPVRKLKEMRYAIGLEKQYSKDDILQSYLNIALFGGRVYGVQSAAAYYFGVSAKDVNLQQAATLIAILNNPDNLRIDRPGSEENGAANGYKETLNRRDYVLNRMLANGRITQEEHDAAIKSPVEPKITPVQNGCMTAQQHNAAFFCDYVERIIERDPIFGKTDDERLSYLTRGGLKIYTTLNLDLQSAAQSAVSSSIPPTSPRLDLGSSQVSVEVGTGRVVTMAQNRPYDNTSSPAAGTTAVNYNADYDYGGSEGFQTGSSYKAFDLLEWLQEGHSLYQTVSGTQHSFSQSSFHSSNPCNDIGGAPWTVSNDEGETVGSTTVMNATAASINTIFAKMATQLDLCGIKQRAKDLLVHGADEQANPFMANPSSVLGTNYIAPITMATAYAGIANNGVACSPVAIDKIVGADGKAHGVPKTQCSTTPIDPGVAAAAIYALQGVLRGGGTAASANPDDGVPLFGKTGTTDDSLQNWLVTSTSKVAQATWVGNVEGQVALRSQSFQGIGGGNVKFSIVKRIQAALDAAYGGSAFPAPPAKYLFTPAVPSTPTPPAAGTPAQPAPGARGRRRQHRGRQRR